The DNA sequence CGACGATAACCGTTAGAATCGTGCAGCGAAACAGTTAAAAAGCGGGTTTCTCCCAAACTCTGAGAGAAACTTTGTGTTACGCTGTGTGTTTAATACACGTGGGGCAACTGGCCTCATAGAGGGGAGCCTGAAGTCAGCTGTGGTTACTACTGAGATCATGAATTCACCATACTTACGGGACCCTGACGTACAGCTGATGCTGCGCGCCAAGGCCGGCGATGAAGGTGCGTTCACTGAGCTGGTAGCAGCATACCAGGACCGCATCGTCGGCATATTTTGCCATTTGCTGGGCAATCAGGAGGCAGCAGAAGATCTGGCGCAGGAAGTGTTTCTGCGGATCTATCGATCACGCGACAAGTATGAGCCGAAGGCGAAATTTTCGACCTGGCTGTTTCGCATCGCCAACAATCTGGCCAGCAACTCCCGCCGCAACAAGGGACGCCGCAGAGAGGTGGCCCTCAATCCCCAGGATTCCGGCCCGCTGGGAATGCGTCCGGAAGAGCAGCTGTTAATGGAAAAATCCGGGATGATGCCCTCGCGTCAAATCGGACTCAAAGAGACCCAGGCGGTGGTCCGCCAGGCACTGGAAACATTGAACGAACGACAACAGATGGCAGTGCTGTTACACAAATTTGAAGGGATGAGTTACGCCGACATCGGGGCCGCGATGAAGCTGTCCGAGGCGGCGGTGAAATCATTACTGTCACGTGCCCGCGAAAACTTACGGGTGCAACTGGAAAAACATATCAACGGTTGAGACGTGCGATGAGCAAAGACATCACAGAACAGGAACTCGAGAAACTGGTAGCTTACCTCGATGGCGAGGTCAGCGAGCAGGAAGCGATCGAAGTCGAGCAGGCGCTCTCGAACGATGAGTCCACTCGTGCGCGCGTCGATGGGCTGGAGCGCGCCTGGGAAATGCTGGATCGTCTGCCGATCTCCAGGGCGTCTGAAGAATTCACCGACAAAACCCTCTCGAGCATCCGCACCGTTCAACTGGAAGTCCAGGCCGCTGAGGATCAGCAGCCATCCGGTTTCGGCATGACGAAAAAGACACGGGCACAACTCCGCAAAGCCGCGATCTCGGCCGGCTGGATCGCGGGGCTGGCCTGTTCGATTTTCCTGGGATATCTGATTACCAATCAGTGGGTGCCGGACGAATCCGATCCGCTGATCAGGGAGCTCTCGTTTATTGAGAATCTGGACACTTACTCGGAAGTGCAGAGTCTGGAATTCCTGGAAGAACTTAAAAAGTCGGGGACCTTCGATGAAACCGCGCAGCAGTAAACCGCAGGCAGGCAGCACCGTCACCGCCCGTTCCGGAGTTGACTCGGGAACAGGTCTGCTGACGATGCGCGCCGGCGGACTGGCGCTGGCCCTGCTCTGCGCAGGGATGCTGCTGCTGGGGGCGGCGGGATCGGAAGAGACGGAGCAGGACAATCGCAAAAAAATCGAGTCGATGTCTCCTGCAGAACGCGCGCAGCTCAAACGCAACTACGAGAAGTTCCAGAAACTGTCTCCCGAGGAAAAAGCCCGCTACCGCAAAATTCATGAAGCCATCAAGGATCGCCCCGAGCTCAACCGCGTGATGCGGTGTTACGAGGACTGGGTCCGTACCCTCTCTCCCTGGGAACAGGAAGACCTGCGGAAAGCGGAGACCCCGGAAGAACGCATGGCCCTTATCCGCAAGTTCCGCGCGGAGCATCAGAACAGCTCGCGCTGGCAACGCTATCGCAATTATTTTGAAGTCGTCAAGATCCTGAAAATCGACAGCCGGGATCCGGTGATGCGGGCCCTGTTCCGTATTCAGCCCCCTTCCCCCGAGCTGTTCGCAGAGATGATCAGCACTCTCGAAAAGAGTCTGCCGGTACCGGTGAAATATCCGAAATCCAAAACAGAGTTAACGGAATTTCAACGTTCGCTGGCCGTGCTCCAGACCGCGACACAGGTCAAACGTCAGGAGAAGGGAAAAGCAGAAGAACTTGACGCTGACTGGCCTGGAGAGGAAGTCGTCACAAAGGTGTTCGCGCTCTTCGAGGAAAATCAGTATCGCCCCATACGGGATTCCGGTGACATGCGGGGTGGCCCCGACAACCGCCGCGGGGACCTGTTCAATGGCCCCGACCTGAAAATGATTCGACCGGATCGCCAGCGGAGTGTGGTAAAATTTGTACTGGCAAAAGGCCTGTTGAACCAGTGGATCATGACAGTTCGCGATGAACTGGATCAGCTGACGGTGCCGGAAGATCAGTTGCAGAAGTTCTTCGAAACATTAAGCAGTAAAGACAAAGACGAGCTGCTCAAGCATCCTCCTGAAGAACTTCAGGAACGGCTGAAATTCATGTACCTCAGGGATCATATGACGAAGGATGTCCGCCGGAGCCTGAGT is a window from the Gimesia benthica genome containing:
- a CDS encoding anti-sigma factor family protein; amino-acid sequence: MSKDITEQELEKLVAYLDGEVSEQEAIEVEQALSNDESTRARVDGLERAWEMLDRLPISRASEEFTDKTLSSIRTVQLEVQAAEDQQPSGFGMTKKTRAQLRKAAISAGWIAGLACSIFLGYLITNQWVPDESDPLIRELSFIENLDTYSEVQSLEFLEELKKSGTFDETAQQ
- a CDS encoding RNA polymerase sigma factor — its product is MNSPYLRDPDVQLMLRAKAGDEGAFTELVAAYQDRIVGIFCHLLGNQEAAEDLAQEVFLRIYRSRDKYEPKAKFSTWLFRIANNLASNSRRNKGRRREVALNPQDSGPLGMRPEEQLLMEKSGMMPSRQIGLKETQAVVRQALETLNERQQMAVLLHKFEGMSYADIGAAMKLSEAAVKSLLSRARENLRVQLEKHING